From a single Haloarcula sp. DT43 genomic region:
- a CDS encoding cobalt-precorrin-7 (C(5))-methyltransferase codes for MTEDDDYDLDSGPDPAALAASAPEDPHADRPVHAVGIGPGNLDFLTPRGEDAIREADVVVGFETVVDFVADRTEADLLPCGYRDELDTLDAFAERVAAGERGTAVLMGDPNHSGYQFVGKVQRAVDRPVRVVPGISSLQVAASRARTPMEDTTFVTLHKSGDLADDRARLRRDVGERHLLVLPRPFDLMPEDVAAELLDAGGDPDLPALVYERLTHADEARTATTLGDLADDAGGDSREDTRFSDLSVLVVRRD; via the coding sequence AGGACGACGACTACGACCTCGATAGCGGGCCGGACCCCGCCGCCCTCGCGGCGAGCGCGCCCGAAGACCCCCACGCCGACAGACCGGTCCACGCCGTCGGCATCGGCCCGGGAAACCTCGACTTCCTCACGCCACGGGGCGAAGACGCGATTCGGGAGGCCGACGTGGTCGTCGGCTTCGAGACGGTCGTCGATTTCGTCGCCGACCGGACGGAGGCCGACCTGCTGCCCTGTGGCTACCGGGACGAACTCGACACGCTCGACGCCTTCGCCGAGCGCGTGGCCGCCGGCGAGCGCGGGACGGCCGTCCTGATGGGCGACCCGAACCACTCGGGCTACCAGTTCGTCGGGAAGGTCCAGCGGGCCGTCGACCGCCCCGTTCGCGTCGTGCCGGGCATCTCGTCGCTCCAGGTCGCGGCCAGCCGCGCCCGGACGCCGATGGAGGACACGACGTTCGTCACGCTGCACAAGAGCGGCGACCTCGCCGACGACCGCGCCCGCCTCCGCCGCGACGTGGGCGAGCGCCACCTGCTCGTCCTCCCGCGGCCGTTCGACCTGATGCCCGAGGACGTCGCGGCCGAATTGCTCGACGCCGGCGGCGACCCAGACCTGCCGGCGCTGGTGTACGAGCGCCTCACCCACGCCGACGAGGCCCGCACCGCGACGACGCTGGGCGACCTCGCCGACGACGCCGGCGGCGATAGCCGTGAGGACACGCGTTTTTCGGACCTCTCGGTGCTAGTCGTCCGTCGGGACTGA
- a CDS encoding CbiX/SirB N-terminal domain-containing protein → MPHDTLLLIGRDTSRAAPYETHARRLRERGVAADVTVLTYDHEPRRELHDDLVAIDADRVFALPMTVAHDHTTVADVPAALDAVDAETHYCEPVGRSPLVTEALRDRAAAAVPETGDASVALVAFGSSGKPYQRQVTEYHAERLRERTAFGEVEPCYLLQNPAVECVRYNLTRDHAVAVPLFLAPTDATETQIPAKLDLDRGGLAYADTLDDHPLVTEAAATAVETARTMADAGTPRTFEATLAATNRPMATDGEGD, encoded by the coding sequence ATGCCACACGACACACTCCTGCTCATCGGTCGGGACACGTCACGCGCTGCGCCCTACGAGACACACGCTCGCCGGCTGCGCGAGCGCGGGGTAGCCGCCGACGTGACGGTGCTGACCTACGACCACGAACCCCGTCGGGAGTTACACGACGACCTGGTAGCCATCGACGCCGACCGCGTGTTCGCGCTGCCGATGACCGTCGCTCACGACCACACGACGGTGGCGGACGTGCCGGCGGCGCTGGACGCGGTCGACGCCGAGACGCACTACTGCGAGCCGGTCGGGCGCAGCCCGCTCGTCACCGAGGCGCTCCGGGATCGTGCCGCCGCGGCGGTGCCCGAGACCGGCGACGCCTCCGTCGCGCTCGTCGCCTTCGGTTCCAGCGGCAAGCCGTACCAGCGGCAGGTGACGGAGTATCACGCCGAGCGCCTGCGCGAGCGGACCGCCTTCGGCGAGGTCGAACCCTGCTATCTGCTCCAGAACCCCGCCGTCGAGTGCGTGCGGTACAACCTCACCCGCGACCACGCCGTCGCCGTGCCGCTCTTTCTCGCGCCCACCGACGCCACCGAGACGCAGATTCCCGCCAAACTCGACCTCGACAGGGGCGGGCTCGCCTACGCCGACACGCTCGACGACCACCCGCTCGTCACCGAGGCCGCCGCCACTGCCGTCGAGACGGCGCGGACCATGGCCGACGCGGGCACGCCGCGGACGTTCGAGGCGACCCTGGCCGCGACGAACCGGCCGATGGCGACCGACGGCGAGGGCGACTAG
- a CDS encoding cation:proton antiporter regulatory subunit: MDVTESDLPGVGKKHEVDIGGGQQLVVVTHNTGTRELYLKESADADSEKLVELSDRMARMVGTILEGAYFQPVESNHVETMLSEGTLLEWYAVEDDSPLVGETLAGADIGQRTGVTVVAIQRGDDVIAAPTSDVEIEAGDTVVVIGERDNCEQFEKLLAGDL; the protein is encoded by the coding sequence ATGGACGTGACAGAGAGCGACCTGCCCGGTGTGGGAAAGAAACACGAGGTGGACATCGGCGGTGGGCAGCAACTGGTCGTCGTGACCCACAACACGGGGACGCGCGAACTGTACCTGAAAGAGAGCGCGGACGCCGACTCCGAGAAGCTCGTGGAACTCTCCGACCGGATGGCGCGAATGGTCGGCACGATACTCGAAGGGGCGTACTTCCAGCCGGTCGAGTCCAACCACGTCGAGACGATGCTGTCGGAGGGCACGCTGCTTGAGTGGTACGCGGTCGAGGACGACTCGCCGCTGGTCGGCGAGACGCTGGCCGGTGCCGACATCGGACAGCGCACCGGCGTCACCGTCGTCGCGATACAGCGCGGCGACGACGTCATCGCCGCCCCCACCTCCGACGTTGAAATCGAGGCCGGCGACACGGTCGTCGTCATCGGCGAGCGCGACAACTGCGAGCAGTTCGAGAAGCTCCTGGCCGGAGACCTGTAG
- a CDS encoding cation:proton antiporter translates to MADLLGVGVLFAAVAVATLVAVWLNKSVIPFYIVFGMALSPSVAGQLSVAGYALPVVESSEFVELGAELGIVFLLFFLGLEFNLDRLLERWGRITRAGTIDLAVNFGAGLALGFALFRDPLAAFLIAGIVYISSSAIITKSLIDLGWIANDEADPLLGTLVFEDLVIAVYLTIAAALVAGGSDLGAAATSVGVALSFIVGLLLLARYGTPWFERALQTNSNEFTVIRAVGITVLISGVALAIGVSEAVAAFFVGMAFASTSHTHKLENLLEPVRDTFAAVFFFWIGVETDPRLFAGVAGLVAAAVVVTAPTKLLSGYLGGRAYDLPPRRSMRVGLGMVTRGEFSLIIAAVALTGAGTSLSVELANAVYSFTVAYVLVMSILGTMLMQYSAPFEEFATARFGTE, encoded by the coding sequence GTGGCTGACCTGCTCGGTGTCGGCGTTTTGTTCGCCGCCGTCGCGGTCGCGACCCTCGTCGCCGTGTGGCTGAACAAGTCGGTGATTCCGTTCTACATCGTCTTCGGGATGGCGCTGTCGCCGTCGGTCGCTGGACAACTCTCCGTCGCCGGCTACGCCCTCCCGGTGGTCGAGTCCTCGGAGTTCGTCGAACTCGGCGCGGAGCTGGGCATCGTCTTTCTGCTGTTCTTCCTCGGCCTGGAGTTCAACCTCGACCGGCTGCTGGAGCGCTGGGGCCGCATCACCAGGGCGGGCACCATCGACCTCGCGGTCAACTTCGGTGCCGGGCTCGCGCTCGGGTTCGCGCTGTTCCGCGACCCGCTCGCGGCCTTCCTTATCGCTGGCATCGTCTACATCTCCTCGTCGGCCATCATCACGAAGTCGCTCATCGACCTCGGGTGGATTGCCAACGACGAGGCCGACCCGCTGCTGGGGACCCTCGTCTTCGAGGACCTGGTCATCGCGGTGTATCTCACGATAGCCGCCGCGCTCGTCGCCGGCGGGTCGGACCTCGGGGCCGCCGCGACCTCCGTCGGCGTCGCGCTCTCGTTTATCGTCGGGCTCCTGTTGCTGGCCCGCTACGGGACGCCGTGGTTCGAGCGGGCCTTGCAGACGAACTCGAACGAGTTCACGGTGATACGGGCCGTCGGCATCACCGTTCTCATCTCCGGGGTCGCCCTCGCCATCGGTGTCAGCGAGGCCGTCGCCGCGTTCTTCGTCGGCATGGCCTTCGCCTCGACGTCTCACACGCACAAACTGGAGAACCTCTTAGAGCCCGTCCGCGACACGTTCGCGGCGGTGTTTTTCTTCTGGATAGGCGTCGAGACCGACCCCCGGCTGTTCGCCGGCGTCGCGGGGCTCGTCGCCGCCGCCGTCGTCGTCACGGCGCCGACGAAACTGCTGTCGGGCTATCTCGGCGGCCGGGCCTACGACCTCCCCCCGCGTCGGTCGATGCGCGTCGGCCTCGGCATGGTCACTCGTGGGGAGTTCTCCCTGATTATCGCCGCCGTTGCGCTCACCGGCGCGGGCACGTCGCTGTCGGTTGAGCTAGCCAACGCCGTCTACTCCTTTACCGTCGCCTACGTGCTCGTGATGAGCATCCTCGGGACGATGCTGATGCAGTACTCGGCTCCCTTCGAAGAGTTCGCGACGGCCCGGTTCGGAACGGAGTAG
- a CDS encoding zinc-binding dehydrogenase, with protein sequence MQAVQFESHGDRDVLEYGEFPDPEPGRDEVVIDVKAAALNHLDIWTRRGLPGIDLDLPHIPGSDAAGVVDEVGDGVSRFEPGDRVAVLAGKSGGGDEFTRKGDPTLAPDFHIIGEHVRGVHSEYAAVPAENLTPVPEGVDWETAAASPLVFQTAWRMLRDRGDLKAGESVLVLGASGGVGHAAVQIADHAGAEVFATASSQEKLDYAEELGADHAINYEETDFASAVRDLTDGRGVDMVVDHIGAQTWQDSLKSLVKGGRVVTCGATTGGNPETDINRIFWNQLEVIGSTMATPGQADEVLDLVWQGELEPRVRETLPMSEIARAHEIIEDREGFGKVVVVPDSEL encoded by the coding sequence ATGCAAGCCGTTCAGTTCGAGAGTCACGGCGACCGCGACGTACTCGAGTATGGCGAGTTTCCCGACCCCGAACCGGGCCGCGACGAGGTGGTCATCGACGTGAAGGCGGCCGCGTTGAACCACCTCGACATCTGGACCCGTCGCGGGCTGCCGGGCATCGACCTCGACCTGCCACACATCCCCGGCAGCGACGCCGCGGGCGTCGTCGACGAGGTGGGCGACGGCGTCTCGCGGTTCGAACCGGGCGACCGGGTGGCCGTCCTCGCCGGGAAGAGCGGCGGGGGCGACGAGTTCACGCGGAAGGGCGACCCGACGCTCGCGCCGGACTTCCACATCATCGGGGAGCACGTCCGGGGCGTCCACAGCGAGTACGCCGCCGTACCGGCCGAGAACCTCACACCGGTCCCTGAGGGCGTCGACTGGGAGACGGCTGCCGCGTCGCCGCTGGTGTTCCAGACCGCCTGGCGGATGCTCCGGGACCGCGGCGACCTGAAGGCCGGCGAGTCGGTCCTAGTCCTCGGTGCCTCCGGCGGCGTCGGCCACGCGGCCGTCCAGATAGCCGACCACGCCGGCGCGGAGGTGTTCGCCACGGCCAGCAGTCAGGAGAAGCTCGACTACGCCGAGGAACTGGGCGCGGATCACGCCATCAACTACGAGGAGACCGACTTCGCCAGCGCGGTCCGGGACCTGACCGACGGGCGCGGCGTCGACATGGTCGTCGACCACATCGGCGCACAGACCTGGCAGGACTCGCTCAAGAGCCTGGTCAAGGGCGGCCGCGTGGTCACCTGCGGCGCGACGACGGGCGGCAACCCGGAGACCGACATCAACCGCATCTTCTGGAACCAGCTCGAGGTCATCGGCTCAACGATGGCCACGCCGGGGCAGGCCGACGAAGTGCTGGACCTGGTCTGGCAGGGAGAACTGGAACCGCGCGTCCGGGAGACGCTCCCGATGAGCGAAATCGCCCGGGCACACGAGATTATCGAGGACCGCGAGGGCTTCGGGAAGGTCGTGGTCGTGCCCGACAGCGAACTGTAA
- a CDS encoding XapX domain-containing protein has protein sequence MNLSLVIVATMTGVTTGVLFGLLDVPIPAPPNLAGVMGILGILVGYRLVEYFDVGVSLLSLLKV, from the coding sequence ATGAATCTCTCGCTCGTCATCGTCGCGACGATGACCGGCGTCACCACCGGCGTCCTGTTCGGACTGCTCGACGTTCCTATCCCGGCCCCGCCGAACCTCGCCGGCGTCATGGGCATCCTCGGCATCCTCGTCGGCTATCGCCTCGTCGAGTACTTCGACGTCGGCGTCAGTCTGCTGTCGCTGCTGAAGGTCTGA
- a CDS encoding CehA/McbA family metallohydrolase: MDRHHLRSATLCVLLVVSVISTGFIGSAAAVPGERNGLSTANSQTAAQTASGGAVTCQLDGDCPRPDSSVDLNASGAGVDVLIDGSHQGSTFTEFANRLSERGYDVDTKRSTTGGLTSWGDSAASGLGDYDVVVIPVPQTAYSEAEQEALDEYVRNGGSLFVVADWTSPLQGNAGKLNDITDPYGLHFNGESDKWLRNIQDPTNKTVEDYEWRVILHNTGDHPITDGVETVEYDGVSINVTDTANGTQAPLLYGDEDTYEYTYSTTEESFPRGERIVGAAATWDIGQNGRVVAFGSQKSLTTYLTDEWQAEHQQTDTRPFLFRTVKWLAASGHVERPESPVAVTGERLKGGETPANETIVLKNSEIAVAIGTESNGPFGTLPGGIYDANAYGLTTDQIGVAEFAFNNFGTWPVYESFERQNATGPNGAAVVTATGHVSTSPNVSVTTTYTLPADSSHVWINTTMENGGDQRLPVNDSERLQSGAALSSEGQSTWLPGSGTIEETRAPPVSADTLSQPWAALTGDRVSYGVWGGNGSFTSYTASSTWVDPWLEHRLDPGETQSAEFAFFVGADGTSSATSEYYNERTGADVGTVTGTVESAGNESVSRATVTASTDEGAFTYTVGTDEGAFDLDLPAGEYTLRAEAQGFAPSESKTVTVADGETTSVAFDTLEGPAPVNVTASLNDSGQVSPADARITVLNEGTAVRTVYTQTTPAGTASFELPPGNYTLVLNHGTEYNTEPVRKNISVTPGEAVTVDATFTEELDPSENDWVSVDPHAHSSVSFDGTTPIDNFVAIQKSSGVDAVFISDHNAIGGWGSMQSQTEARDVLFIRSEEITTGDLGHFNPYPMHGEEMVDSEGTLVEFIEESRARHNATVFQINHPGDRFVDLSEAPGQEDEYLPMVDAIEAYNGEYGAGDASSVQGLFNLWNQGYDIAATGVSDDHCSQCFPVKYGSARTRAYVEGPVTADKWAQSVKDGHTYATYGPAVQFTVDDRMPGETVNTTAGSSVTASATVRNLDELAYAHVIRNGTTVANVTLDGTTDTMSTDVAVDGNAWVAFRVVDEDGDRALTSPVWISAGQQAESGTDGDGESGGATVTATPATESGATPGGDTATAPPETTAGSGPGFTAVVALLAFVGAALLAARRGT, translated from the coding sequence ATGGACAGACACCACCTTCGGTCGGCGACGCTCTGCGTACTGCTCGTCGTCTCGGTCATCAGCACCGGATTCATCGGAAGCGCCGCTGCTGTACCGGGCGAGCGAAACGGACTGTCGACGGCGAACAGCCAGACAGCGGCACAGACAGCATCGGGCGGTGCCGTCACCTGTCAGCTCGACGGGGACTGCCCGAGACCTGATAGTTCGGTCGACCTCAACGCGAGCGGAGCGGGGGTCGACGTGCTCATCGACGGGAGCCACCAGGGCTCGACGTTCACGGAGTTCGCGAACCGGCTCAGCGAGCGCGGGTACGACGTGGACACGAAACGCTCCACCACGGGGGGACTGACCTCGTGGGGCGACTCGGCTGCCAGCGGGCTGGGGGACTACGACGTGGTCGTCATCCCGGTGCCACAGACCGCCTACAGCGAGGCCGAACAGGAGGCGCTGGACGAGTACGTCCGCAACGGCGGCAGCCTGTTCGTCGTGGCCGACTGGACTTCGCCGCTGCAGGGTAACGCGGGGAAGCTCAACGACATCACCGACCCGTACGGGCTCCATTTCAACGGCGAGAGCGACAAGTGGCTGCGCAACATCCAGGACCCGACCAACAAGACCGTCGAGGACTACGAGTGGCGGGTAATCCTGCACAACACGGGGGACCACCCCATCACCGACGGCGTCGAGACGGTGGAGTACGACGGCGTCAGCATCAACGTGACCGACACGGCCAACGGGACGCAGGCCCCGCTGCTGTACGGCGACGAGGACACCTACGAGTACACGTACTCGACCACCGAGGAAAGCTTCCCGCGCGGTGAGCGAATCGTCGGTGCGGCCGCGACGTGGGACATCGGCCAGAACGGCCGCGTCGTCGCCTTCGGCAGCCAGAAGTCGCTGACGACCTACCTCACCGACGAGTGGCAGGCCGAACACCAGCAGACCGACACCCGGCCGTTCCTGTTCCGGACGGTGAAGTGGCTGGCCGCCTCGGGTCACGTCGAACGGCCCGAGAGCCCGGTCGCGGTCACCGGCGAGCGGCTCAAGGGCGGCGAGACGCCCGCGAACGAGACCATCGTCCTGAAAAACAGCGAGATAGCGGTCGCCATCGGGACCGAGAGCAACGGGCCCTTCGGCACGCTCCCGGGCGGCATCTACGACGCCAACGCGTACGGGCTGACGACGGACCAGATAGGCGTCGCCGAGTTCGCGTTCAACAACTTCGGCACGTGGCCCGTCTACGAGTCCTTCGAGCGCCAGAACGCCACCGGGCCGAACGGCGCGGCGGTCGTCACCGCGACCGGCCACGTCAGCACGAGTCCGAACGTCTCCGTCACGACGACGTACACGCTGCCGGCCGACTCCAGCCACGTCTGGATAAACACGACGATGGAGAACGGCGGCGACCAGCGCCTCCCGGTCAACGACTCCGAGCGCCTCCAGAGCGGGGCGGCGCTCAGCTCAGAGGGCCAGTCCACCTGGCTCCCCGGGTCGGGGACCATCGAAGAGACGCGCGCCCCGCCGGTGAGCGCCGACACGCTCAGCCAGCCGTGGGCCGCGCTCACCGGCGACCGCGTCAGCTACGGCGTCTGGGGCGGGAACGGCTCGTTCACCTCGTACACGGCCTCCTCGACGTGGGTCGACCCGTGGCTCGAACACCGCCTCGACCCCGGTGAGACCCAGTCCGCCGAGTTCGCCTTCTTCGTCGGCGCGGACGGTACCAGTAGCGCGACCAGCGAGTACTACAACGAGCGGACCGGTGCCGACGTGGGCACGGTGACCGGCACGGTCGAGAGCGCGGGCAACGAGTCCGTCTCGCGGGCCACGGTCACCGCCTCGACGGACGAGGGCGCGTTCACCTACACCGTCGGGACCGACGAAGGGGCCTTCGACCTCGACCTGCCGGCCGGCGAGTACACGCTCCGGGCGGAGGCGCAGGGCTTCGCGCCCTCCGAGTCCAAGACCGTGACCGTCGCCGACGGCGAGACGACGAGCGTCGCCTTCGATACGCTCGAAGGTCCCGCGCCGGTCAACGTCACGGCGTCGCTGAACGACAGCGGCCAGGTCAGCCCGGCCGACGCTCGCATCACGGTGCTCAACGAGGGCACGGCGGTCAGGACCGTCTACACGCAGACGACGCCCGCCGGGACGGCCTCGTTCGAACTGCCGCCGGGCAACTACACGCTCGTCCTGAACCACGGGACTGAGTACAACACCGAGCCGGTCCGCAAGAACATCTCCGTGACGCCGGGCGAGGCTGTCACGGTCGACGCCACGTTCACGGAGGAACTGGACCCCAGCGAGAACGACTGGGTCAGCGTCGACCCGCACGCCCACAGCAGCGTCAGCTTCGACGGCACGACGCCCATCGACAACTTCGTCGCCATCCAGAAGTCCTCGGGCGTCGACGCGGTGTTCATCTCCGACCACAACGCCATCGGTGGCTGGGGCTCGATGCAGTCCCAGACCGAGGCGCGCGACGTGCTGTTCATCCGCAGCGAGGAGATAACCACCGGTGACCTCGGGCACTTCAATCCCTACCCGATGCACGGCGAGGAGATGGTCGACTCCGAGGGGACGCTCGTGGAGTTCATCGAGGAGTCCCGCGCGCGACACAACGCGACGGTCTTCCAGATAAACCACCCCGGTGACCGCTTCGTCGACCTCTCGGAAGCGCCGGGACAGGAAGACGAGTACCTCCCGATGGTCGACGCCATCGAGGCGTACAACGGCGAGTACGGGGCCGGTGACGCCAGCAGCGTCCAGGGGCTGTTCAACCTCTGGAACCAGGGCTACGACATCGCCGCGACCGGCGTCAGCGACGACCACTGCTCGCAGTGCTTCCCGGTCAAGTACGGCAGCGCCCGCACGCGGGCCTACGTCGAGGGCCCCGTCACCGCCGACAAGTGGGCCCAGTCGGTCAAGGACGGCCACACCTACGCGACGTACGGGCCGGCCGTCCAGTTCACCGTCGACGACCGGATGCCCGGCGAGACGGTGAACACCACCGCCGGGTCCTCCGTTACGGCGTCCGCGACGGTCCGGAACCTCGACGAGCTCGCCTACGCCCACGTCATCCGGAACGGGACGACCGTCGCCAACGTCACGCTCGACGGGACCACCGACACGATGAGCACCGACGTGGCCGTCGACGGGAACGCCTGGGTCGCGTTCCGCGTCGTCGACGAGGACGGCGACCGGGCGCTGACCAGCCCGGTCTGGATTTCGGCCGGCCAGCAGGCCGAGTCCGGAACCGACGGGGACGGCGAGTCCGGCGGAGCCACGGTGACCGCGACGCCGGCGACCGAGAGCGGGGCGACACCGGGCGGCGACACCGCGACCGCGCCGCCGGAGACGACCGCGGGGTCCGGTCCCGGATTCACCGCCGTCGTCGCGTTGCTCGCGTTCGTCGGCGCGGCGCTGCTCGCCGCGCGGCGGGGGACGTAA
- a CDS encoding nucleoside hydrolase, whose amino-acid sequence MPRKVFFDTDPGCDDAVMLAMALGHDAIDVVGLSTVCGNTTIENTTRNAHAILELGGYDVPVARGCGRPLVDDLATAEWIHGENGLRGDLPAVDGETRDVHGADAIVDAAREHGDDLTIAAVGPLPNLAIALAKEPRLPDLVGDIYLMGGAAMTSGNVTPMAEANFHNDPAAASRVLQDAAPKMVGLDVTNRATVSPEFIESFRAAGGVRGTIAEWLDYRPDSGTYPLADAPAIHDAAVVADIVDDSVLGFEEYYLDVDTTGGPCHGAVICDEHGTTDNDPNGRVAVDIDVARYREVLEAGVRAYAAE is encoded by the coding sequence ATGCCACGGAAAGTGTTCTTCGATACGGACCCCGGCTGCGACGACGCGGTCATGCTGGCGATGGCGCTCGGCCACGACGCTATCGACGTCGTCGGCCTCTCGACCGTCTGCGGGAACACGACCATCGAGAACACGACGCGGAACGCCCACGCGATACTGGAACTGGGCGGGTACGACGTGCCGGTCGCCCGGGGCTGTGGCCGGCCGCTGGTCGACGACCTCGCCACCGCCGAGTGGATTCACGGCGAGAACGGACTCCGCGGCGACCTGCCCGCCGTCGACGGCGAGACGCGGGACGTCCACGGGGCCGACGCAATCGTCGACGCCGCCCGCGAGCACGGCGACGACCTGACGATTGCGGCCGTCGGCCCGCTCCCGAACCTGGCGATTGCGCTGGCGAAAGAGCCCCGCTTGCCCGACCTGGTCGGGGACATCTATCTGATGGGCGGGGCCGCGATGACGAGCGGGAACGTCACGCCGATGGCCGAGGCCAACTTCCACAACGACCCCGCGGCGGCCAGCCGCGTCCTGCAGGACGCCGCCCCGAAGATGGTCGGCCTGGACGTGACAAATCGCGCCACCGTCTCCCCGGAGTTCATCGAGTCGTTCCGCGCGGCCGGCGGCGTCCGCGGGACCATCGCCGAGTGGCTCGACTACCGGCCCGACTCCGGGACCTACCCGCTGGCCGACGCGCCGGCCATCCACGACGCCGCCGTCGTCGCCGACATCGTCGACGACTCGGTGCTCGGCTTCGAGGAGTACTACCTCGACGTGGACACGACCGGCGGCCCCTGCCACGGCGCGGTCATCTGTGACGAACACGGCACGACCGACAACGACCCCAACGGCCGCGTCGCCGTCGACATCGACGTGGCTCGCTACCGCGAGGTCCTCGAAGCCGGCGTCCGGGCCTACGCCGCCGAGTGA
- a CDS encoding mandelate racemase family protein, which produces MSPTITKIESREFEYPLEDVGTDEHGFNLVYTPGETTTRKLFGVRVHTDEGITGEYVGGNSPAAAQYNIVAKYLIGKDPLKREKHWSECKRALRKYDRMGIGPIDIALWDFAGKYYDAPIHELLGTYRERIPAYASTYHGDDAGGLDSPKAFADFAEECRDEGFGGFKIHGWGGGDESRNLDREIAAVHAVGEAVGDEMDLMHDPACELETFADALELGRALDEEGFFWYEDPFRDGGISQHAHRKLAQKLDTPILQTEHVRGLELKSDFAASEATDFLRADPEYDAGITGAIKVARMAEAFGLDVEFHAPGPAQRHCIAACRNSNYYEMALVHPDCQNTQPPVYEGGYSDLMDAVDSDGTVGVPDGPGLGVDYDWDYIADNTTGSVHTYE; this is translated from the coding sequence ATGTCGCCAACGATAACGAAAATCGAGAGCCGCGAGTTCGAGTACCCGCTCGAAGACGTGGGGACCGACGAACACGGCTTCAATCTGGTGTACACGCCGGGGGAGACGACGACGCGGAAACTGTTCGGCGTCCGGGTGCACACCGACGAGGGCATCACGGGCGAGTACGTCGGCGGGAACTCCCCGGCGGCCGCCCAGTACAACATCGTCGCCAAGTACCTTATCGGCAAGGACCCGCTGAAACGCGAGAAACACTGGTCGGAGTGCAAGCGCGCGCTCCGGAAGTACGACCGGATGGGCATCGGCCCCATCGACATCGCGCTGTGGGACTTCGCGGGCAAGTACTACGACGCGCCCATCCACGAGCTGCTGGGGACCTACCGCGAGCGTATCCCGGCGTACGCCTCGACCTACCACGGCGACGACGCCGGGGGGTTGGACTCCCCCAAGGCCTTCGCGGACTTCGCCGAAGAGTGTCGCGACGAAGGGTTCGGCGGTTTCAAAATACACGGCTGGGGCGGCGGTGACGAGTCCCGGAATCTCGACCGCGAGATTGCGGCGGTCCACGCCGTCGGCGAAGCCGTCGGCGACGAGATGGACCTGATGCACGACCCGGCCTGCGAACTGGAGACGTTCGCCGACGCGCTGGAACTGGGTCGCGCGCTCGACGAGGAGGGCTTCTTCTGGTACGAGGACCCCTTCCGCGACGGCGGCATCTCACAGCACGCCCACAGGAAACTGGCCCAGAAACTCGACACACCGATACTCCAGACCGAACACGTCCGCGGCCTGGAGCTGAAGTCGGACTTCGCCGCCAGCGAGGCCACCGACTTCCTCCGGGCCGACCCCGAGTACGACGCGGGCATCACCGGCGCAATCAAGGTGGCCCGCATGGCCGAGGCGTTCGGGCTGGACGTGGAGTTCCACGCGCCAGGCCCGGCCCAGCGCCACTGCATCGCCGCCTGCCGCAACTCCAACTACTACGAGATGGCGCTGGTCCACCCGGACTGCCAGAACACCCAGCCGCCGGTGTACGAGGGCGGCTACTCCGACCTGATGGACGCCGTCGATTCCGACGGGACGGTCGGCGTCCCCGACGGTCCCGGACTGGGCGTCGACTACGACTGGGACTACATCGCGGACAACACCACCGGGAGCGTCCACACCTACGAATAG